The proteins below are encoded in one region of Plutella xylostella chromosome 13, ilPluXylo3.1, whole genome shotgun sequence:
- the LOC105394683 gene encoding cyclic AMP response element-binding protein A yields the protein MEAYYDISNDLKDVWDADIDPEMRSAVLEAQDSLSDWAVRDKGVVLHDRLMTDAALGHAPIKTEHSYSLSDDSADSSPHHGKVDDMEDECYPTIPASAWSRRRRPSSPGVKAEPKSEPSSPASSCPPSPAPSTPHLDYVIDHTTGTIHMPGGAVAGGALPRLLLGARATTLAVKVTSSSSSSGFSLPPTPPSSLSSSDSEGALSPARDPAPPAPPAAPARRHHLYAAHHSSRQPINTPLISSQPKGSTGSLLLTAEETRTLLAEGYPVPTRLPLTKQEEKALKKIRRKIKNKISAQESRRKKKEYMDQLERKVELLLAENCDYRQRVEALEQSNARLLGQLASAQARARH from the exons GAGATGCGTTCAGCGGTGCTGGAGGCGCAAGACTCCCTATCAGACTGGGCTGTCCGGGACAAGGGCGTGGTGCTCCACGACCGGTTGATGACCGACGCGGCGCTGGGACACGCGCCCATCAAGACAGAACACTCGTACAGCCTCTCTGATGACTCTGCGGATAGCTCGCCGCATCACGGGAAGGTTGATG ACATGGAGGACGAGTGCTACCCCACCATCCCGGCCAGCGCGTGGAGCCGGCGGCGCCGCCCCTCCAGCCCCGGGGTGAAGGCCGAGCCCAAGTCCGAGCCCTCGTCCCCCGCCAGCTCCTGCCCGCCCTCGCCCGCGCCCTCCACGCCGCATCTAGACTATGTTATTGATCACACG ACGGGCACGATCCACATGCCGGGCGGCGCggtggcgggcggcgcgctgcCGCGGCTGCTGCTGGGCGCGCGCGCCACCACGCTCGCCGTCAAGGTCACCTCCTCCAGCTCCTCGTCAG GTTTCTCCCTGCCGCCGACGCCCCCATCATCCCTCTCGTCATCAGACAGCGAGGGGGCGCTGTCCCCCGCGCGCgaccccgcgccccccgcgccccccgcggcccccgcgcgccgccaccaCCTGTATGCTGCGCACCACTCCTCGCGGCAGCCCATTAACACGCCGCTTATTAGCTCGCAACCG AAGGGCTCGACAGGCTCGCTACTGCTGACGGCGGAGGAGACTCGCACGCTGCTGGCCGAGGGCTACCCGGTGCCCACGCGCCTGCCGCTCACCAAGCAAGAGGAGAAGGCGCTCAAGAAGATACGCAGGAAGATTAAGAACAag ATTTCAGCACAAGAGAGCCGGCGCAAGAAGAAGGAGTACATGGACCAGCTCGAGCGCAAGGTGGAGCTGCTGCTCGCCGAGAACTGCGACTACCGACAGAG ggTGGAAGCTCTAGAGCAGAGCAACGCGCGCCTCCTGGGCCAGCTCGCCTCGGCACAAGCTCGCGCGAGGCACTAG